One Pleuronectes platessa chromosome 9, fPlePla1.1, whole genome shotgun sequence genomic region harbors:
- the sned1 gene encoding sushi, nidogen and EGF-like domain-containing protein 1 isoform X2: MVLVLRALLPCLCTLLSLDLLPGVDPAVPLEDFYPFGQDKGDTQTIAQDDGGSGLVEISVAFPFFGDRHTGLYVNNNGLVSFLREVSQFTPVAFPIAGDRRVVAPFWADVDNRRAGRVFYRESLEPSILSRASGDVRMYFSEFPSFKAVWVLISTWHQVTFFGGNSVTPVNTFQVVLITDGELSFTIFQYNNITWTTGMHASSGGNLAGLGGIAAQAGFNAGDGKRYFNIPSSRTADVVNVEGTTNVGYPGKWVFRIDNAHVEVGGCNNSASVCPHLRPCLNGGQCIDDCITGNPSFTCSCLAGFTGRRCQIDVDECASYPCQNGGTCKDQINSFICQCPPAYTGIVCETDIDECRDRPCLNNASCVQGAGTFTCACEPGYTGALCETDINECESQPCLNGGECVDRLANFTCVCPATFTGALCETELVALQVNSTEAENQTALCGDDDCNKHQICEHTSSGVYNCTCAPGFYGDKCEEECHCENGGVCVDINGTCECPSGYTGLYCQFEATQTPCSHGRLCPDGGPCLEFGGAYLCTCQTSVAELDLKDFDPYVQPRSVCDSSPCLNGGYCYERDGGYTCECKYGYWGKHCEKVRLNTCASGPCRNGGSCKEEAGSYRCVCPYRFTGKHCEVGKPDPCASTPCLNGGTCFHYIGKYKCECTEAFSGRHCDINRSSVQTSAELSCGPPLQVKHAEVQFSSTTPGSMAVYICHSGFMSVPRATQSICGIQGDWSQPPVCEEINECLLQPCLNGGTCQNQVGSYQCVCKDGFSGNGCETETHTCLSEPCKHGGTCEDQPGSYLCHCPQGFQGQNCEIEQDACESNPCLNGGVCRGYRRHYACVCKGGFFGDQCQMLEDPCVLQLCGNRGVCRTDRRGNYYCVCKTGYTGKDCEKDLLPPSGLHVLRVEESEVELRWDEPESSHSLISGFAVTYAPLGRGGDPKTDYLDRHQSTHVMRGLVPGLLYNISTFSIKRSTNRKDSSQPATALIRTRPRRVEELQLVNVSSSQVWLRWLVQAARHAAVSRVHVSLLPSDGSEARTAVLNTSTTEYSFSSLLPGQMYTVDVLTQSGIRPDEFPSTSLSVGPLQFWSRPLPPQNLSLSHVTTNSALITWSRHPRSVPDGFVVNVTRGLNTRSRFLPNGKLGSYTLRELTPGQQYYLALTSVKSTGQQQIHSFPQHLAFTTLPMEGRSPRRERPAATGQGMQVGRTPPPSQPQDLGGAAVMENSEEIPRYTELIDRRGKITAKLTHLPRKAIRHRNKPEPPIRLEKMEETTNKISLALEIQEEGLRRKPESPQDCRSLPCQNGGTCASGGDSFICDCAVGFKGKQCELSCQRVPHPCTRIYSETKSVPVWEGGVCHYLYKRTYKVQQDVCYREVCEPVLPKKSQTRRTHRQQ, encoded by the exons GTTAACAACAATGGCCTTGTATCTTTCCTGAGGGAGGTATCTCAATTCACACCAGTAGCTTTTCCAATCGCTGGGGACAGACGGGTCGTAGCACCCTTCTGGGCTGATGTGGACAACCGTCGGGCTGGGAGAGTCTTTTACAGAGAGAGCCTGGAGCCGTCCATCCTGAGTCGGGCATCTGGTGATGTTCGGATGTACTTTTCAGAGTTCCCCAGCTTCAAGGCCGTGTGGGTCCTCATCTCAACATGGCACCAAGTTACTTTCTTTGGAGGCAACTCCGTCACACCG GTAAATACTTTCCAAGTGGTGCTCATTACAGACGGAGAGCTTTCCTTTACTATATTCCAGTACAATAATATCACTTGGACCACAGGCATGCATGCCAGCAGCGGAGGAAACCTGGCTGGGCTGGGAGGGATCGCAGCGCAG GCAGGTTTCAATGCTGGTGACGGCAAGCGCTATTTCAACATCCCCAGCTCTCGCACGGCTGATGTGGTGAACGTTGAGGGGACCACCAACGTGGGCTACCCAGGCAAATGGGTGTTCCGTATTGACAACGCACACGTAGAAGTGGGTGGCTGCAATAACTCAG CATCTGTGTGCCCACACCTGCGACCGTGCCTGAATGGAGGCCAGTGCATCGACGACTGCATTACAGGCAACCCCTCCTTCACCTGCTCCTGCTTGGCCGGCTTCACCGGTAGACGCTGCCAAATCG ATGTAGATGAATGTGCCTCATATCCTTGCCAGAATGGAGGGACTTGTAAAGACCAGATTAACAGTTTCATCTGCCAGTGTCCTCCTGCATACACTGGGATTGTGTGTGAAACAG acaTCGACGAGTGCAGAGACAGGCCGTGCCTCAACAACGCGTCGTGTGTACAAGGCGCCGGCACTTTCACCTGCGCATGTGAACCGGGCTACACTGGGGCACTGTGTGAGACAG ACATAAATGAATGTGAGTCGCAGCCTTGTCTGAATGGAGGAGAATGTGTCGATCGACTGGCCAACTTCACCTGCGTGTGTCCCGCTACCTTCACCGGAGCGCTCTGTGAGACAG AACTGGTAGCACTTCAGGTTAATTCAACTGAGGCAGAAAACCAAACAG CTTTGTGCGGAGACGATGATTGCAACAAGCATCAGATTTGTGAACACACTAGCTCCGGGGTCTACAACTGTACATGCGCTCCGGGCTTCTACGGGGACAAGTGTGAAG AGGAATGTCATTGCGAGAATGGGGGTGTCTGTGTGGACATCAATGGGACATGTGAATGCCCTTCAGGCTACACAGGACTCTACTGTCAGTTCG AAGCTACCCAAACGCCATGCAGTCATGGCAGGCTGTGCCCTGATGGAGGCCCTTGCTTGGAGTTCGGGGGAGCATACCTGTGTACGTGTCAGACCAGTGTAGCAGAGCTAGATCTCAAGGACTTCGATCCCTATG TACAGCCCCGATCGGTCTGCGACTCCTCTCCATGTCTGAATGGGGGTTACTGCTACGAGCGGGACGGGGGCTACACCTGCGAATGCAAATACGGCTACTGGGGGAAGCACTGTGAGAAAG TTAGACTCAACACTTGTGCTTCTGGTCCCTGCCGCAACGGTGGCTCCTGTAAGGAAGAGGCGGGAAgctacagatgtgtgtgtccttACAGATTCACTGGGAAACACTGTGAAGTGG GGAAGCCAGACCCCTGTGCCTCCACCCCCTGTCTAAATGGCGGGACGTGTTTTCACTACATTGGAAAGTATAAATGTGAATGCACCGAGGCCTTCAGTGGCAGACACTGTGACATAAACAGGAGCTCAGTGCAAACCTCTGCAG AGCTGAGCTGTGGGCCGCCCCTGCAAGTTAAGCATGCCGAGGTCCAGTTCTCCTCGACAACACCGGGCTCCATGGCCGTGTATATTTGCCACTCAGGCTTCATGTCTGTGCCCAGAGCCACCCAGAGCATCTGTGGTATTCAGGGAGACTGGAGCCAGCCACCAGTTTGTGAGG AGATCAACGAGTGTCTATTACAGCCTTGCCTTAATGGTGGTACCTGTCAAAACCAGGTGGGATcctaccagtgtgtgtgtaaggatgGCTTCAGTGGAAACGGCTGTGAAACAG agacacacacatgcctgtcTGAACCCTGTAAGCACGGGGGGACTTGCGAGGACCAGCCTGGATCCTACTTGTGCCACTGTCCACAAGGGTTCCAAGGCCAGAACTGTGAAATAG agcaggatgCGTGTGAATCCAACCCCTGCCTAAATGGAGGAGTGTGTCGGGGCTACAGGCGGCATTATGCGTGCGTGTGCAAAGGAGGTTTTTTCGGGGACCAGTGCCAGATGT TGGAAGATCCATGTGTACTGCAGCTTTGTGGAAACCGTGGCGTCTGCAGGACTGACAGGAGAGGAAACTACTACTGTGTCTGCAAAACAGGATACACAGGCAAAGACTGTGAGAAAG ACCTGTTGCCTCCCTCTGGTCTTCATGTGCTGCGCGTGGAAGAGAGCGAGGTGGAGCTGCGCTGGGACGAGCCGGAGTCCTCGCACAGCCTGATCAGCGGATTCGCTGTCACCTACGCTCCACTGGGGCGAGGGGGTGACCCCAAAACAGATTACCTGGACAGGCATCAGTCCACCCACGTCATGCGGGGCCTGGTGCCCGGCCTGCTCTACAACATCTCCACCTTCTCCATCAAACGCAGCACCAACAGAAAAGACTCCAGTCAGCCTGCCACCGCACTGATACGCACCA gaccTCGGcgggtggaggagctgcagctggtgaATGTGTCCTCATCTCAGGTGTGGCTGCGCTGGCTGGTTCAGGCGGCTCGTCATGCAGCGGTCAGCAGGGTGCACGTGTCTCTGCTGCCCTCAGATGGAAGCGAGGCGCGCACTGCAGTGCTCAACACCAGCACCACTGAGTACAGCTTCAG TTCGCTACTTCCTGGTCAGATGTACACAGTGGACGTGTTGACTCAAAGTGGAATCAGACCAGATGAGTTTCCCTCCACTAGCCTCTCAGTTGGACCACTGCAGTTCTGGAGCA GGCCTCTCCCCCCACAGAACCTCTCCCTGTCACATGTGACCACGAACTCCGCGCTGATCACCTGGAGCCGCCACCCGAGAAGTGTCCCAGATGGCTTTGTGGTCAACGTGACCCGAGGGTTGAATACCAGGAGTCGCTTCCTGCCCAACGGGAAGCTAGGATCGTATACCCTCCGTGAGCTGACGCCAGGACAGCAATACTATCTGGCTCTTACATCCGTCAAAAGCACGGGGCAGCAGCAGATCCACAGCTTTCCTCAGCACTTAGCCTTCACTACCT TGCCAATGGAGGGGAGATCACcgaggagagagaggccagCGGCGACTGGTCAGGGGATGCAGGTGGGACGCACACCTCCCCCATCTCAGCCTCAGGACCTGGGAGGTGCAGCAGTGATGGAGAACTCTGAGGAAATTCCCAG ATACACAGAGCTCATTGACAGGAGAGGAAAGATAACGGCTAAGTTGACTCACTTACCTCGAAAAGCCATTCGACATCGTAATA AGCCTGAGCCTCCGATTAGATTAGAGAAGATggaagaaacaacaaacaaaatcagCCTTGCACTAGAGATTCAAGAAGAAGGTTTAAGAAGGAAGCCTG AGTCGCCCCAGGACTGTCGCAGTCTGCCCTGTCAGAATGGGGGTACATGTGCGAGTGGAGGAGACTCCTTCATCTGCGACTGTGCAGTGGGGTTCAAGGGCAAACAGTGTGAACTAT CCTGCCAGCGAGTGCCCCACCCATGTACCCGTATCTACTCTGAAACAAAGAGTGTGCCTGTCTGGGAGGGTGGAGTCTGCCACTACCT aTACAAAAGAACGTATAAAGTACAGCAGGACGTCTGTTATCGAGAGGTTTGTGAACCAGTGCTTCCGAAGAAAAGTCAGA CCAGAagaacacacagacaacaaTAA
- the sned1 gene encoding sushi, nidogen and EGF-like domain-containing protein 1 isoform X1, which yields MVLVLRALLPCLCTLLSLDLLPGVDPAVPLEDFYPFGQDKGDTQTIAQDDGGSGLVEISVAFPFFGDRHTGLYVNNNGLVSFLREVSQFTPVAFPIAGDRRVVAPFWADVDNRRAGRVFYRESLEPSILSRASGDVRMYFSEFPSFKAVWVLISTWHQVTFFGGNSVTPVNTFQVVLITDGELSFTIFQYNNITWTTGMHASSGGNLAGLGGIAAQAGFNAGDGKRYFNIPSSRTADVVNVEGTTNVGYPGKWVFRIDNAHVEVGGCNNSASVCPHLRPCLNGGQCIDDCITGNPSFTCSCLAGFTGRRCQIDVDECASYPCQNGGTCKDQINSFICQCPPAYTGIVCETDIDECRDRPCLNNASCVQGAGTFTCACEPGYTGALCETDINECESQPCLNGGECVDRLANFTCVCPATFTGALCETELVALQVNSTEAENQTALCGDDDCNKHQICEHTSSGVYNCTCAPGFYGDKCEEECHCENGGVCVDINGTCECPSGYTGLYCQFEATQTPCSHGRLCPDGGPCLEFGGAYLCTCQTSVAELDLKDFDPYVQPRSVCDSSPCLNGGYCYERDGGYTCECKYGYWGKHCEKVRLNTCASGPCRNGGSCKEEAGSYRCVCPYRFTGKHCEVGKPDPCASTPCLNGGTCFHYIGKYKCECTEAFSGRHCDINRSSVQTSAELSCGPPLQVKHAEVQFSSTTPGSMAVYICHSGFMSVPRATQSICGIQGDWSQPPVCEEINECLLQPCLNGGTCQNQVGSYQCVCKDGFSGNGCETETHTCLSEPCKHGGTCEDQPGSYLCHCPQGFQGQNCEIEQDACESNPCLNGGVCRGYRRHYACVCKGGFFGDQCQMLEDPCVLQLCGNRGVCRTDRRGNYYCVCKTGYTGKDCEKDLLPPSGLHVLRVEESEVELRWDEPESSHSLISGFAVTYAPLGRGGDPKTDYLDRHQSTHVMRGLVPGLLYNISTFSIKRSTNRKDSSQPATALIRTRPRRVEELQLVNVSSSQVWLRWLVQAARHAAVSRVHVSLLPSDGSEARTAVLNTSTTEYSFSSLLPGQMYTVDVLTQSGIRPDEFPSTSLSVGPLQFWSRPLPPQNLSLSHVTTNSALITWSRHPRSVPDGFVVNVTRGLNTRSRFLPNGKLGSYTLRELTPGQQYYLALTSVKSTGQQQIHSFPQHLAFTTLPMEGRSPRRERPAATGQGMQVGRTPPPSQPQDLGGAAVMENSEEIPRYTELIDRRGKITAKLTHLPRKAIRHRNKPEPPIRLEKMEETTNKISLALEIQEEGLRRKPESPQDCRSLPCQNGGTCASGGDSFICDCAVGFKGKQCELSCQRVPHPCTRIYSETKSVPVWEGGVCHYLYKRTYKVQQDVCYREVCEPVLPKKSQTARRTHRQQ from the exons GTTAACAACAATGGCCTTGTATCTTTCCTGAGGGAGGTATCTCAATTCACACCAGTAGCTTTTCCAATCGCTGGGGACAGACGGGTCGTAGCACCCTTCTGGGCTGATGTGGACAACCGTCGGGCTGGGAGAGTCTTTTACAGAGAGAGCCTGGAGCCGTCCATCCTGAGTCGGGCATCTGGTGATGTTCGGATGTACTTTTCAGAGTTCCCCAGCTTCAAGGCCGTGTGGGTCCTCATCTCAACATGGCACCAAGTTACTTTCTTTGGAGGCAACTCCGTCACACCG GTAAATACTTTCCAAGTGGTGCTCATTACAGACGGAGAGCTTTCCTTTACTATATTCCAGTACAATAATATCACTTGGACCACAGGCATGCATGCCAGCAGCGGAGGAAACCTGGCTGGGCTGGGAGGGATCGCAGCGCAG GCAGGTTTCAATGCTGGTGACGGCAAGCGCTATTTCAACATCCCCAGCTCTCGCACGGCTGATGTGGTGAACGTTGAGGGGACCACCAACGTGGGCTACCCAGGCAAATGGGTGTTCCGTATTGACAACGCACACGTAGAAGTGGGTGGCTGCAATAACTCAG CATCTGTGTGCCCACACCTGCGACCGTGCCTGAATGGAGGCCAGTGCATCGACGACTGCATTACAGGCAACCCCTCCTTCACCTGCTCCTGCTTGGCCGGCTTCACCGGTAGACGCTGCCAAATCG ATGTAGATGAATGTGCCTCATATCCTTGCCAGAATGGAGGGACTTGTAAAGACCAGATTAACAGTTTCATCTGCCAGTGTCCTCCTGCATACACTGGGATTGTGTGTGAAACAG acaTCGACGAGTGCAGAGACAGGCCGTGCCTCAACAACGCGTCGTGTGTACAAGGCGCCGGCACTTTCACCTGCGCATGTGAACCGGGCTACACTGGGGCACTGTGTGAGACAG ACATAAATGAATGTGAGTCGCAGCCTTGTCTGAATGGAGGAGAATGTGTCGATCGACTGGCCAACTTCACCTGCGTGTGTCCCGCTACCTTCACCGGAGCGCTCTGTGAGACAG AACTGGTAGCACTTCAGGTTAATTCAACTGAGGCAGAAAACCAAACAG CTTTGTGCGGAGACGATGATTGCAACAAGCATCAGATTTGTGAACACACTAGCTCCGGGGTCTACAACTGTACATGCGCTCCGGGCTTCTACGGGGACAAGTGTGAAG AGGAATGTCATTGCGAGAATGGGGGTGTCTGTGTGGACATCAATGGGACATGTGAATGCCCTTCAGGCTACACAGGACTCTACTGTCAGTTCG AAGCTACCCAAACGCCATGCAGTCATGGCAGGCTGTGCCCTGATGGAGGCCCTTGCTTGGAGTTCGGGGGAGCATACCTGTGTACGTGTCAGACCAGTGTAGCAGAGCTAGATCTCAAGGACTTCGATCCCTATG TACAGCCCCGATCGGTCTGCGACTCCTCTCCATGTCTGAATGGGGGTTACTGCTACGAGCGGGACGGGGGCTACACCTGCGAATGCAAATACGGCTACTGGGGGAAGCACTGTGAGAAAG TTAGACTCAACACTTGTGCTTCTGGTCCCTGCCGCAACGGTGGCTCCTGTAAGGAAGAGGCGGGAAgctacagatgtgtgtgtccttACAGATTCACTGGGAAACACTGTGAAGTGG GGAAGCCAGACCCCTGTGCCTCCACCCCCTGTCTAAATGGCGGGACGTGTTTTCACTACATTGGAAAGTATAAATGTGAATGCACCGAGGCCTTCAGTGGCAGACACTGTGACATAAACAGGAGCTCAGTGCAAACCTCTGCAG AGCTGAGCTGTGGGCCGCCCCTGCAAGTTAAGCATGCCGAGGTCCAGTTCTCCTCGACAACACCGGGCTCCATGGCCGTGTATATTTGCCACTCAGGCTTCATGTCTGTGCCCAGAGCCACCCAGAGCATCTGTGGTATTCAGGGAGACTGGAGCCAGCCACCAGTTTGTGAGG AGATCAACGAGTGTCTATTACAGCCTTGCCTTAATGGTGGTACCTGTCAAAACCAGGTGGGATcctaccagtgtgtgtgtaaggatgGCTTCAGTGGAAACGGCTGTGAAACAG agacacacacatgcctgtcTGAACCCTGTAAGCACGGGGGGACTTGCGAGGACCAGCCTGGATCCTACTTGTGCCACTGTCCACAAGGGTTCCAAGGCCAGAACTGTGAAATAG agcaggatgCGTGTGAATCCAACCCCTGCCTAAATGGAGGAGTGTGTCGGGGCTACAGGCGGCATTATGCGTGCGTGTGCAAAGGAGGTTTTTTCGGGGACCAGTGCCAGATGT TGGAAGATCCATGTGTACTGCAGCTTTGTGGAAACCGTGGCGTCTGCAGGACTGACAGGAGAGGAAACTACTACTGTGTCTGCAAAACAGGATACACAGGCAAAGACTGTGAGAAAG ACCTGTTGCCTCCCTCTGGTCTTCATGTGCTGCGCGTGGAAGAGAGCGAGGTGGAGCTGCGCTGGGACGAGCCGGAGTCCTCGCACAGCCTGATCAGCGGATTCGCTGTCACCTACGCTCCACTGGGGCGAGGGGGTGACCCCAAAACAGATTACCTGGACAGGCATCAGTCCACCCACGTCATGCGGGGCCTGGTGCCCGGCCTGCTCTACAACATCTCCACCTTCTCCATCAAACGCAGCACCAACAGAAAAGACTCCAGTCAGCCTGCCACCGCACTGATACGCACCA gaccTCGGcgggtggaggagctgcagctggtgaATGTGTCCTCATCTCAGGTGTGGCTGCGCTGGCTGGTTCAGGCGGCTCGTCATGCAGCGGTCAGCAGGGTGCACGTGTCTCTGCTGCCCTCAGATGGAAGCGAGGCGCGCACTGCAGTGCTCAACACCAGCACCACTGAGTACAGCTTCAG TTCGCTACTTCCTGGTCAGATGTACACAGTGGACGTGTTGACTCAAAGTGGAATCAGACCAGATGAGTTTCCCTCCACTAGCCTCTCAGTTGGACCACTGCAGTTCTGGAGCA GGCCTCTCCCCCCACAGAACCTCTCCCTGTCACATGTGACCACGAACTCCGCGCTGATCACCTGGAGCCGCCACCCGAGAAGTGTCCCAGATGGCTTTGTGGTCAACGTGACCCGAGGGTTGAATACCAGGAGTCGCTTCCTGCCCAACGGGAAGCTAGGATCGTATACCCTCCGTGAGCTGACGCCAGGACAGCAATACTATCTGGCTCTTACATCCGTCAAAAGCACGGGGCAGCAGCAGATCCACAGCTTTCCTCAGCACTTAGCCTTCACTACCT TGCCAATGGAGGGGAGATCACcgaggagagagaggccagCGGCGACTGGTCAGGGGATGCAGGTGGGACGCACACCTCCCCCATCTCAGCCTCAGGACCTGGGAGGTGCAGCAGTGATGGAGAACTCTGAGGAAATTCCCAG ATACACAGAGCTCATTGACAGGAGAGGAAAGATAACGGCTAAGTTGACTCACTTACCTCGAAAAGCCATTCGACATCGTAATA AGCCTGAGCCTCCGATTAGATTAGAGAAGATggaagaaacaacaaacaaaatcagCCTTGCACTAGAGATTCAAGAAGAAGGTTTAAGAAGGAAGCCTG AGTCGCCCCAGGACTGTCGCAGTCTGCCCTGTCAGAATGGGGGTACATGTGCGAGTGGAGGAGACTCCTTCATCTGCGACTGTGCAGTGGGGTTCAAGGGCAAACAGTGTGAACTAT CCTGCCAGCGAGTGCCCCACCCATGTACCCGTATCTACTCTGAAACAAAGAGTGTGCCTGTCTGGGAGGGTGGAGTCTGCCACTACCT aTACAAAAGAACGTATAAAGTACAGCAGGACGTCTGTTATCGAGAGGTTTGTGAACCAGTGCTTCCGAAGAAAAGTCAGA CAGCCAGAagaacacacagacaacaaTAA